Proteins from a single region of Oreochromis niloticus isolate F11D_XX linkage group LG7, O_niloticus_UMD_NMBU, whole genome shotgun sequence:
- the slc25a1b gene encoding tricarboxylate transport protein B, mitochondrial isoform X1: MSGQNTFVSPFHRPQCLAAAAPAGKAKLTHPGKAILAGGIAGGIEICITFPTEYVKTQLQLDEKANPPKYKGIVDCVKQTVKSHGVRGLYRGLSSLVYGSIPKAAVRFGMFEFLSNKMRDESGKLDSKRGFFCGLGAGVAEAVVVVCPMETIKVKFIHDQTSANPKYRGFFHGVREIIRSQGLKGTYQGLTATVLKQGSNQAIRFYVMTSLRNWYKGDDPNKAINPLITGLFGAIAGAASVFGNTPLDVIKTRMQGLEAHKYKSTVDCAVKILKHEGPLAFYKGTVPRLGRVCMDVAIVFIIYEEVVKLLNLVWKTD; encoded by the exons ATGTCTGGACAAAACACATTTGTCAGCCCGTTTCACAGACCCCAGTGTTTGGCTGCTGCAGCTCCGGCGGGGAAAGCCAAACTTACCCATCCTGGCAAGGCCATTTTGGCAG GTGGGATTGCAGGAGGCATAGAGATCTGCATCACCTTCCCAACAGAATATGTTAAAACACAACTGCAGCTAGATGAAAAGGCCAATCCTCCTAAATACAAAGGCATTG TTGACTGTGTGAAGCAGACAGTGAAAAGTCATGGTGTGAGGGGTCTTTACAGAGGTCTAAGCTCGCTGGTCTATGGCTCTATACCTAAAGCAGCTGTCAG ATTTGGGATGTTTGAGTTCCTCAGTAATAAGATGCGTGATGAGAGCGGCAAACTAGACAGCAAGCGAGGATTTTTCTGTGGCCTTGGAGCTGGAGTGGCAGAGGCTGTGGTTGTAGTCTGTCCTATGGAAACAattaag GTCAAATTCATCCATGATCAGACATCAGCAAATCCAAAGTACAGGGGATTTTTCCATGGGGTGAGGGAGATTATTAGATCACAAG GACTAAAGGGGACTTATCAAGGGTTAACAGCCACTGTCCTAAAACAAGGCTCAAACCAGGCCATCCGCTTCTATGTCATGACTTCACTAAGAAACTGGTACAAAG GTGATGACCCCAACAAAGCCATTAACCCTTTGATAACTGGACTGTTTGGAGCTATTGCCGGGGCTGCCAGTGTCTTCGGAAACACTCCCCTGGATGTCATTAAGACCAGAATGCAG GGCCTTGAAGCGCACAAGTACAAAAGCACAGTAGACTGTGCGGTCAAGATCCTGAAGCATGAGGGACCACTGGC GTTCTACAAAGGTACTGTGCCTCGGCTGGGTCGGGTGTGTATGGATGTCGCAATAGTCTTCATTATCTATGAGGAAGTTGTGAAGCTCCTGAACTTGGTTTGGAAGACGGACTGA
- the slc25a1b gene encoding tricarboxylate transport protein B, mitochondrial isoform X2: MFEFLSNKMRDESGKLDSKRGFFCGLGAGVAEAVVVVCPMETIKVKFIHDQTSANPKYRGFFHGVREIIRSQGLKGTYQGLTATVLKQGSNQAIRFYVMTSLRNWYKGDDPNKAINPLITGLFGAIAGAASVFGNTPLDVIKTRMQGLEAHKYKSTVDCAVKILKHEGPLAFYKGTVPRLGRVCMDVAIVFIIYEEVVKLLNLVWKTD, from the exons ATGTTTGAGTTCCTCAGTAATAAGATGCGTGATGAGAGCGGCAAACTAGACAGCAAGCGAGGATTTTTCTGTGGCCTTGGAGCTGGAGTGGCAGAGGCTGTGGTTGTAGTCTGTCCTATGGAAACAattaag GTCAAATTCATCCATGATCAGACATCAGCAAATCCAAAGTACAGGGGATTTTTCCATGGGGTGAGGGAGATTATTAGATCACAAG GACTAAAGGGGACTTATCAAGGGTTAACAGCCACTGTCCTAAAACAAGGCTCAAACCAGGCCATCCGCTTCTATGTCATGACTTCACTAAGAAACTGGTACAAAG GTGATGACCCCAACAAAGCCATTAACCCTTTGATAACTGGACTGTTTGGAGCTATTGCCGGGGCTGCCAGTGTCTTCGGAAACACTCCCCTGGATGTCATTAAGACCAGAATGCAG GGCCTTGAAGCGCACAAGTACAAAAGCACAGTAGACTGTGCGGTCAAGATCCTGAAGCATGAGGGACCACTGGC GTTCTACAAAGGTACTGTGCCTCGGCTGGGTCGGGTGTGTATGGATGTCGCAATAGTCTTCATTATCTATGAGGAAGTTGTGAAGCTCCTGAACTTGGTTTGGAAGACGGACTGA